AACAATATCGAAGAAATTCCGCCCCATTTCTTTGATGAATTACGCCACTTCTTTGAAGAGTATAAAACACTTGAAAATAAAAAAGTAGAAGTAAATGAATTCGGTGATAAAGCCAAAGCACTGGCCATTATCGAAGACGCCATGAAACTCTACAATACTACTTTCAAGAACAAGAAATAAGATATTCAGAGATTTCGGAATTTAGAGATTTTGAGATTGTCGAAAGGTTCAATCCCGGGCAAATCTCAAAATCTCTACATCTTAAAGTCAGCAATCATTTTCTCAGAATAATTTAGGTATTTTAGTACGCCTGACTTTATTGCTGCCTTTTTTTGCAGGCGCACAATTCCTTCCCGCCAATACTAACTAATGATGTGGCAGACATAAAATAAGATCATTTTTCTTTTTACCTGCTGACATAGGGTTGTCACCAACCCCCGGTTACTTTGTAGCTACAAAAACACAACACTATGTCAATTATCCCAATGCTTTTAAAAGAAATGGAGCAGGAAGCGCAAACAACGCGCAAGATGCTGTCAAGAATTCCGGATAACAAATTCAGCTGGAAGCCCCATGAAAAAAGCATGACCATCAAACAACTGGCTACCCATATTGCGGAGTTACCAGGCTGGGTTAGTTTTACGCTTACTACAAGTGAACTTGATTTTGCCGCCAATAAATACGAACCTGCTGACGTAAACACCACTGCCGGTATACTGGAAACATTTGAAAAGTCATATGCCGATGGGAAAGCGCACTTGGAAAAGGCAACCGAAGCCGACCTGCTGCCCAACTGGACATTACGCAATGGCGAGGAAATTTATAGTGTATCTACAAAAGCTGAAGTAATCAGAATGGCTTTCTGTCAAATAGTGCACCACCGGGCGCAACTGGGCGTGTTCCTCAGGTTACTGGATGTTCCTATTCCGGGTAGTTACGGGCCTAGTGCTGACGAAATGTAACATTTTAATATGAAGTTGCAGGTATGAGATCAGTGGCAATTGATTTCATACTTGCTTTTTCGTGAAACGTCAACCGTGAAACGTGAAAGGCCTCGCGACAAGGCAACATTCCTCACTATTTTCCTATCTCGCTCTTTTTAACTTTCCCCTTTATCAACTCTATCAACCCTATCAACTTCCTTCTTAAAAAACTAAAAGTACCTCTTAATAATCCTCAACTGGTGCGTACGTAAGCCAGTATCTACGTTAACAATGCCCGCACTATCGATCTTATCAATACGCACGTTGCCGGCAGAGTGAATGATCTCGTGATCGTTCAACAGGATGCCTACGTGGGTGATGCGGCCTTCGGCATTATCGAAGAAAGCGAGGTCGCCGCAATGCGCTTCCTGTAAAAAGCCAACCACTTCGCCCTGGCTTGCCTGTAAATAGGCATCGCGTAAAAGGGGTATATTAAAATAGCGGAACACCAGTTGCGTAAAGCCGCTGCAGTCGATGCCAAATGCAGAGCGTCCACCCCACAGGTAGGGTGTGCCCAATACCTGTTCTGCCCGCATCCTGATGCCTTCTTCTTCAGGCTTCACATTGGTGGTATCCCAGGTAGCAGCTTTACTATAATTGATCCTCAATACCCCGGCCAATTGTTTCGCATTATTTGCATCCAATACCGGAGTACCCATAGGCACATGCGCCGGCGCCTCATTAATAGTAATGAAACTGGTAAACCCGGACGTGAATAATGTCGGTTGGTTGCTGATATTCCATTCATCAATAATGGTGAGCTGTCGCCGCTGGCACCAGCCCTCATACCCATCGAACAGGCACTGCAGTTTTACAAAATCTTTTGACTCTTCCAGGATGAGCGCTGCTTCTGCCAGCAACAACTGACTAACCATTTCACTTTTATGCGCGGATTCGGCCCGTAAGGGCGCTACCGGCACATTGCATATAGCATATGCCATAAATTCTGATGGATTTGTCAGCAAAATAACGAAAATACAGCTACAAGCTACAAGCTTCAGGCCACAAGCAGAAAGCCTAAAGCCCAAAGGCGAAAGCTAAGGCATTTCTGCCGTTTGCCGTCTGCCTCGTCCGCCGAAGCCTTGGCGTAGGCGGGCCCACTGCCTGCTGCCTTTATATAATAAAACACCATTTATTCCGTTAAGGGGGGGCGTTAAAAAAATGTATGGAATATTGAACGACATGCATCTTAGTATTAAGAAAAACGCAATTTCGCATAGTGAAACCAGACCCTAATTCACATATCAGCGATCAGCAATTGCTCAACTCCTTTTATACCAGTCGCGATAACCACTGGCTGGGGATCCTATTGCAACGATATACCCTGTTATTACTGGGGGTTTGCATGAAATACCTAAAAAACGAGGAAGAGGCAAAAGACTGTGTGCAACAGGTATTTTTAAAAGCCATTACCGAACTGCACAAATACAAGGTGGAGTATTTTAAAAGCTGGCTGTACATGGTGGCCAAGAACCATTGCCTCATGAAGCTGCGCGATAAACAAGGCCGTAACCCGGCCGAGATCAGGGATGAAATGGCCATTACGCCTGAAGACGATCCCGGACTGACCCCGCACCTGGAAAAAGACCGGCAACTGGAAATGATGGAGGAATGCCTGCAGGAACTGAACAAAGACCAAAAACAGTGCGTAACTTTGTTCTACCTGGAGAAACGATCGTACAACGAAATTGCCGACATTACGGGTTTTACCCTTATGCAGGTAAAAAGCTATATCCAGAACGGCAAACGCAATTTGAAGATCTTGCTGGAGCGCAAAATAAACCATTCATAAAAACCGGGGTCTAATGATCGTACTTTGACGTACAGAAACAATGAACAACGATTTACTGAACATATTATCCAATAGTAACAAAGACATTGACAACCAGAAGTTGATGGATTACTTAAGCGGCAAGCTGAGTGACCAGGAAAAACATGAAGTGGAAATGTGGATGGTTGACAATGATTTTGAGAACGAAGCCCTGGAAGGACTGCAACAAATGGGCAGCAATAAAAAGCTGGAAGGATATGTTGATCAGCTGAACAAAGAATTATCTACCTACATCAAGGATAAAAAGACCCGCCGCGAAAAACGGAGGATCGAAACCGGCTTCTGGACATACGTAGCGATCGCATTTATTCTCATTATCGTTGTCCTGGCTTACGTAGTTATAAAGAGAATAGGTTTGTAAAAACCTAATAAACTATTTTATCCGCTTTTTTTATCCATTCATCAAATACCCCTACTGCACTTTCTCTGCCCAGGTTTACACATTCAATAATCCGGTCGTGCAGGTCGGCCGTTAATTCCTGGTAAATCATGGAGTCGTCAAAACCTGCCGCCGCCGCATCGTGCCGGGTAGCACCAAAGTAAACTTTCTTTGGCCGGGCCCAGTAAATAGCGCCCAAACACATGGGGCAGGGTTCACAGGATGTATATATTTCGCAGTCGGTCAGCTGAAAAGTTTGCAGGTTTTTACAGGCATCGCGGATGGCCACCACTTCGGCATGCGCCGTAGGATCATTTGAACTGGCCACGCTGTTACAACCCCTGCCCACAATGGTATCGCCCTTTACGATCACACAGCCAAAAGGCCCGCCTACGCCCTTATTCATCCCATTTCTGGCCAGGTCTACCGCGGCCTGCATAAAACGAAATTCACGATCCGTCATAGTACACACATTTACATCAAATTTAAGGAAAAGGCACAAGGAATAAGACCTCAAGGCTCAAGGCTTACAATTCTAATTTTCCTGTAAATTGTAGCTTCTTCTTTACAACACGATATGATTATGACAAAAAGAATTTTCCTGATCCTGGCCGTACTATGGTTTTCGCATACCTATGCCCAAAAGATCAACTACACCCTATCCTTTCCCAATATTAATCACCACGAAGCCAGTATCAGCGTTACGGCTTCAGGTATTCCGGCTGGCAAGGCCACTTTTCGCATGAGTCGTTCTTCACCGGGCCGCTATGCCACCCATGAATTTGGAAAAAATGTATACGACGTAAAAGCATTCGACCAAACCGGTGCTTCCATCCCTATTAACCGCATAGACGGCGATGTATATGAAGTGCCCAAACAAAACGGCACCGTGCGGGTTGATTATACGTTGTACGCCGCCTGGGCGGATGGGACGTACTCCGGCGTTGATCCGGCAAGCATTCACCTCAACATGCCTTCGGCAATGATGTGGATCAAAGGATTTGATAAAGCCCCCATCACCGTTACGTTTAATATTCCTGCCGGTAAAAACTGGACCATCGCCACGCAGTTAAAACCAACGGATGATCCCCTCACCTTTACAGCGCCCGGTTTGCAATACCTGATGGATTGCCCCACCAAGATCGGCAACCTGCACTGGAAAAAATGGAACATCACCAATCCCGATGGTAAAGGCTACGAGTTCAGGCTGGCGTTGGAAGCCGAAACTACCGATACAGTGGCTGGTTCATTTGCCGCTAAAATTAAACGCCTGGTTGAAGAAGAGCAGGCTGTTTTTGGTGAAACGCCGGCGTACGATTATGGCACCTATACATTTATTGCCAGTATTAACCTGTATGTAGAAGGCGATGGCATGGAACACCGTAATTCCACCATGATCAGTCTCCCTTTTAATTTTACCGGTACCAATGATCAGTTGGAAGTTTTTGCCCATGAGTTCTTTCATAACTGGAATGTAGAACGCATTCGCCCGAAAACGCTGGAGCCTTTCAATTTTGAAAAAAGCAATATGAGCAATGAACTGTGGTGTGCGGAAGGGTTTACGCAATATTATGGGGAACTGTTGTTATGTCGCTCCGGCTTAAAACCCATTGATGGGTTGATGGGTTCTCTTACCGGTTTAATTTATTCCAAAGAAATAGCGGCAGGCGCCAAACGCTATTCGCCGGTAGAAGTGAGCCGCAACGCTGTTTTTGTTGATGCAGGGGTATCTATCGACCGCACCAATTACCCCAACATGTACAGTTCTTATTATCCATATGGCGGCGCTACGGCACTCGCCCTCGACCTTAGTTTGCGCTCAAAATTCCAATTAACGCTGGATGATTATATGACTGCTTTATGGAAACGCTTTGGCAAAACAGAGATCGCATATACGGTTCCGGGACTGGAAGAAGTGCTGGCCGATGTTACGCACGACAAAACCTTTGCAGCCGATTTCTTTACCCGTTATGTGAATGGTCATGAATCGTTCGATTATGCGCCCCTGCTGGAGAAAGCCGGGTTGCGATTGAAAAAACAAAACCCCGGTAAAGCCTGGCTGGGTCAGGTGCAATATGAAGAAGGCACTACCAAAATCAGCTCCAATACTATTATCAATACGCCGTTGTACAATGCCGGTCTCGACTTTAATGATGTGATCGTGCAGATAGACAGCAAACTGGTTGCCCGCCCGGCCGATATCAATGAAATCATCGCCACACATAAACCAGGCGACGTGATCAACATTCATTATAAACATCGCGATGAGAATAAAACCGCTTCGCTTACCCTGGCCGAGAACCCGGGTTTGGCAGTGGTTACTTTTGAACAGGCTGGTTTACCGGTTACCAATGAGATGAAGACATTCAGGAATAGCTGGCTGGGAACGAAGGTCAATAGACAATAGGCAATTGTCAATTGTCTATTGTCTATTGACTTCTTTGGTTTTAATGTAGGCGGTAAGAACGTTCGCTTTGAAATGTTACAGGGACTGGCCATGAAGAACACAGGAGAATGGAGCCGTGGTGTACAACGTGTCAACTCTGTCAACCCTATCAACCTTATAAACTGATATTATTCAACACTTCCATTATCTTTCTCAGTTCTTCTTCATTGGCGATGTACCAATCGGTAGCATCCAGAATAGCCGGATTGCGGAAGGTAACCGGGTCCGGCGCAATCATTCTCGCTGAAGTATGAAACTCCGTGGCGCCCGTACCATTCACCAGCGTTTCAATATTGCCGGACCGCACACCAGCGCCGGGCATAATGATAATACGGCCATCGGCCTGTTGTACCAGTTCGGCCAGCAGGTTAATACCCTCAGGAGCCGATGGTTTTTGTCCGCTGGTTAAAACGCGCTCACACCCGCAGGTTATAATATCTTCCAGCGCCTTCATGGGATCGGGCGTGGCATCAAAAACGCGGTGGCAGGTAACGCCCATGGGATAGGCCCATTCCACCATCCGTTTTAACCGCTCGGTATCTATTTCGCCGTTCCCTTTTGATACGCCGGTTGAAATGCCGTCGCAGCCCAGTTCTTTACACAACAGGATATCCTGTTTTATAATGGCGAACTCATCTTCATCAAAGAAATAATTTCCCGCCCTTGGCCGCACAATGGGATACAACGAAATGCCGATCTTTTCGCGTGTTTGTTTTATAGTTCCATAAGAAGGCGTGGTGCCGCCATCGGCCGGGTTCTCACATAACTCTACCCGCTTTGCTCCCACTTTTTCTGCAATAACAGCCGATTGCAGGTTAAACGCACATACTTCTAATAACATGCTCTTGTTTTAATTGTTGCTATATTAACTTAAGAAACTGTTACAGGTTACAGGGTTGCCGATATCACGATTTGAGCCTGGAAATTCGAGCCTTGTAAC
The Niastella koreensis GR20-10 genome window above contains:
- a CDS encoding nucleoside deaminase encodes the protein MTDREFRFMQAAVDLARNGMNKGVGGPFGCVIVKGDTIVGRGCNSVASSNDPTAHAEVVAIRDACKNLQTFQLTDCEIYTSCEPCPMCLGAIYWARPKKVYFGATRHDAAAAGFDDSMIYQELTADLHDRIIECVNLGRESAVGVFDEWIKKADKIVY
- a CDS encoding RNA polymerase sigma factor encodes the protein MKPDPNSHISDQQLLNSFYTSRDNHWLGILLQRYTLLLLGVCMKYLKNEEEAKDCVQQVFLKAITELHKYKVEYFKSWLYMVAKNHCLMKLRDKQGRNPAEIRDEMAITPEDDPGLTPHLEKDRQLEMMEECLQELNKDQKQCVTLFYLEKRSYNEIADITGFTLMQVKSYIQNGKRNLKILLERKINHS
- a CDS encoding C40 family peptidase encodes the protein MAYAICNVPVAPLRAESAHKSEMVSQLLLAEAALILEESKDFVKLQCLFDGYEGWCQRRQLTIIDEWNISNQPTLFTSGFTSFITINEAPAHVPMGTPVLDANNAKQLAGVLRINYSKAATWDTTNVKPEEEGIRMRAEQVLGTPYLWGGRSAFGIDCSGFTQLVFRYFNIPLLRDAYLQASQGEVVGFLQEAHCGDLAFFDNAEGRITHVGILLNDHEIIHSAGNVRIDKIDSAGIVNVDTGLRTHQLRIIKRYF
- a CDS encoding copper homeostasis protein CutC — translated: MLLEVCAFNLQSAVIAEKVGAKRVELCENPADGGTTPSYGTIKQTREKIGISLYPIVRPRAGNYFFDEDEFAIIKQDILLCKELGCDGISTGVSKGNGEIDTERLKRMVEWAYPMGVTCHRVFDATPDPMKALEDIITCGCERVLTSGQKPSAPEGINLLAELVQQADGRIIIMPGAGVRSGNIETLVNGTGATEFHTSARMIAPDPVTFRNPAILDATDWYIANEEELRKIMEVLNNISL
- a CDS encoding M61 family metallopeptidase yields the protein MTKRIFLILAVLWFSHTYAQKINYTLSFPNINHHEASISVTASGIPAGKATFRMSRSSPGRYATHEFGKNVYDVKAFDQTGASIPINRIDGDVYEVPKQNGTVRVDYTLYAAWADGTYSGVDPASIHLNMPSAMMWIKGFDKAPITVTFNIPAGKNWTIATQLKPTDDPLTFTAPGLQYLMDCPTKIGNLHWKKWNITNPDGKGYEFRLALEAETTDTVAGSFAAKIKRLVEEEQAVFGETPAYDYGTYTFIASINLYVEGDGMEHRNSTMISLPFNFTGTNDQLEVFAHEFFHNWNVERIRPKTLEPFNFEKSNMSNELWCAEGFTQYYGELLLCRSGLKPIDGLMGSLTGLIYSKEIAAGAKRYSPVEVSRNAVFVDAGVSIDRTNYPNMYSSYYPYGGATALALDLSLRSKFQLTLDDYMTALWKRFGKTEIAYTVPGLEEVLADVTHDKTFAADFFTRYVNGHESFDYAPLLEKAGLRLKKQNPGKAWLGQVQYEEGTTKISSNTIINTPLYNAGLDFNDVIVQIDSKLVARPADINEIIATHKPGDVINIHYKHRDENKTASLTLAENPGLAVVTFEQAGLPVTNEMKTFRNSWLGTKVNRQ
- a CDS encoding DinB family protein → MSIIPMLLKEMEQEAQTTRKMLSRIPDNKFSWKPHEKSMTIKQLATHIAELPGWVSFTLTTSELDFAANKYEPADVNTTAGILETFEKSYADGKAHLEKATEADLLPNWTLRNGEEIYSVSTKAEVIRMAFCQIVHHRAQLGVFLRLLDVPIPGSYGPSADEM